A stretch of DNA from Candidatus Hydrogenedentota bacterium:
AATGCGCGTCATTGCAATGACCGTGGAAATGCGCGTCATTGCAATGACCGTGGAAATGCGCGTCATTGCGAAGGAGCGCAGCGACTGAAGCAACCTCGTTCTCGCTTCGACTTCGGTTCTCACACCCTCTTATCCGGCGGTCAGGGGAACATCCGCGGCTTCCCTCCCTATTTCTTCCCCGCTTTTCGGCCGCGCGCTGCGGGCTTCTTTGCGGGCGCGGGCAGCTTGTCCCTCAGATACGCGCCGGTGTGGGAGCCGGGGCAGTCGGCGACCTCTTCCGGGGTGCCCTCGGCGAGGACTTCGCCGCCCTTGTCGCCGCCCTCGGGGCCGAGGTCCAGAATCCAGTCCGCCGTCTTGATGACGTCGAGGTTGTGCTCGATGACGACGACGGAGTTCCCGTAGTCCACCAGCCGGTGGAGGACGGAGAGGAGCTTGTCCACATCGGCGGCGTGGAGGCCCGTGGTGGGCTCGTCGAGGATGTAGAGCGTGCGGCCGGTCTGGCGGCGCGAGAGCTCCGTGGCGAGTTTGACCCGCTGGGCCTCGCCGCCGGAGAGGGTGGTGGCGGCCTGGCCGAGGCGGACGTAGTCGAGCCCCACGTCGCGCAGGGTCTCCAGCTTGGCGGAGAGCGAGGGGATGTTCCGGAAGAACTCGCAGCCCTCCTCCACCGTCATGTCGAGGACCTCGGCGATGTTCTTCCCCTTGTAGCGGATCTCCAGGGTGTCGCGGTTGTAGCGCGCGCCGTGGCAGGTGTCGCAGGGCACATAGACGTCGGGCAGGAAGTGCATCTCGATGGTGAGCAGGCCGTTGCCCTCGCACTCCTCGCAGCGGCCGCCCTTCACGTTGAAGCTGAAGCGGCCGGGCTGGTAGCCCCGCGCGCGCGCCTCGGGGGTGCGGGTGAACAGCTCGCGCAGGGGCGCGAAGAGGCCCGTGTAGGTGGCCGGGTTCGACCGCGGCGTCCGCCCGATGGGCGACTGGTCTATGTCTATGATCTTGTCCAGGTGCTCCAGCCCGTCCACCCGGTCGTGCGCGCCGGGCTTCCCGTCGAAGGCGTCGTAGAGCCGGCGCGCCACGGCGGGGTACAGCGTCTCGTTGATCAGGCTGGACTTGCCCGACCCGGACACGCCGGTGACGCAGGTGAAGGTGCCCAGCGGGATGGACACGGTCACGTTCTTCAGGTTGTGGTGGCGCGCCCCGCGGATGGTCACCCGCTTCCCGTTGCCCGGACGGCGGGTCGCGGGCACCGCAATGGTCCGCGCGCCGCTGAGGAACTGCCCGGTCAGCGAGGAGGGCGTCTTCATCACCGCCTCCGGCGTGCCCGCGGCCACCACCTCCCCGCCGTGGACCCCCGCGCCGGGGCCCAGGTCCACCACCCAGTCCGCCGCGCGGATGGTCTCCTCGTCGTGCTCCACGACGATGACCGTGTTCCCCAGGTCGCGCAGGCGCTCCAGCGTCGCCAGCAGCCGCGCGTTGTCCCGCTGGTGCAGGCCGATGCTCGGCTCGTCGAGGATGTACAGCACGCCGACCAGCCCGGAGCCGATCTGCGTGGCCAGGCGGATGCGCTGCGACTCGCCGCCGGACAGCGTGCCCGCCTGCCGCTCCAGCGTCAGGTAGTTCAGCCCGACGCTGTTCAGGAAGCCCAGCCGCTCGCGGATCTCCTTGATGATCCGCGCCGCGATGATGCTCTCGGACTTGGAGAGTTTCATGCCCGTGAAGAAGGCCAGACTGTCCGACACGGACATGCCCGTCACGTCCAGGATGGTCTTCCCCGCCACGCGCACCGCGCGCGCCTCCGGCCGCAGCCGCGCGCCCCGGCACTCGGGGCAGGCCCGCGACCCCATGAACTCGCCGATCATCTCCCGCGCCGCCGCCGAGTCCGTCTCGCGGTGCCGCCGCTCCAGGTTGGGGATGACCCCCTCGAAGGGCCGCGTCGTCTCATAGGTCCGCTGGTCGTTCGAGTAGGAGAACACCACGTCGTCCGTGCCCGACCCGTGCAGCACGATCTTGCGGAACCACTCCGGAAGCTGCCGCCACGGGGTGAACGGGTCCTGCCCGTAGTGCATGCACACCGAAAGCAGCGCCTTGCGGTACATGCCGTCCAGCACCCGCCGCATGCTCCACGGCCGCACCGCCCCGTCATGGATGGACAGCGACGGGTCCGGCACCACCAGGTCCGGGTCCATCTCCAGCACCGAGCCCAGGCCCGTGCATTTCGGGCACGCGCCGTGGGGGTTGTTGAACGAAAAACTGCGCGGCTCCAGCTCCTCCAGCACGACCCCGCAGTCGAGGCAGGCCATGTGCTCGCTCTGGAGCAGCTCCCGCGCCGGCCTGCCCGTCTCCTCGATCCACACCCGGATCAGCCCCTTGCCCAGCTTCAGGCAGGTCTCCACCGAGTCCGTCAGCCGCTTCTGGACCCCCTCCTTCACCACCAGCCGGTCCACCACCACGT
This window harbors:
- the uvrA gene encoding excinuclease ABC subunit UvrA; the protein is MPPKKSPPHAHDRIVIRGAREHNLKNLSLELPRDRLIVVTGLSGSGKSSLAFDTLYAEGQRRFVESLSAYARQFLAQMDKPDVDSIEGLSPAISIEQKTSHRNPRSTVGTVTEIYDYLRLLFARVGRPHCPSCGKPVASQTPQSIVDGLLALPEGSRLQVMAPLVRQRKGTYQRTIEDVKRQGFVRVRVDGAFHHVDDDIPMERYVKHDIDVVVDRLVVKEGVQKRLTDSVETCLKLGKGLIRVWIEETGRPARELLQSEHMACLDCGVVLEELEPRSFSFNNPHGACPKCTGLGSVLEMDPDLVVPDPSLSIHDGAVRPWSMRRVLDGMYRKALLSVCMHYGQDPFTPWRQLPEWFRKIVLHGSGTDDVVFSYSNDQRTYETTRPFEGVIPNLERRHRETDSAAAREMIGEFMGSRACPECRGARLRPEARAVRVAGKTILDVTGMSVSDSLAFFTGMKLSKSESIIAARIIKEIRERLGFLNSVGLNYLTLERQAGTLSGGESQRIRLATQIGSGLVGVLYILDEPSIGLHQRDNARLLATLERLRDLGNTVIVVEHDEETIRAADWVVDLGPGAGVHGGEVVAAGTPEAVMKTPSSLTGQFLSGARTIAVPATRRPGNGKRVTIRGARHHNLKNVTVSIPLGTFTCVTGVSGSGKSSLINETLYPAVARRLYDAFDGKPGAHDRVDGLEHLDKIIDIDQSPIGRTPRSNPATYTGLFAPLRELFTRTPEARARGYQPGRFSFNVKGGRCEECEGNGLLTIEMHFLPDVYVPCDTCHGARYNRDTLEIRYKGKNIAEVLDMTVEEGCEFFRNIPSLSAKLETLRDVGLDYVRLGQAATTLSGGEAQRVKLATELSRRQTGRTLYILDEPTTGLHAADVDKLLSVLHRLVDYGNSVVVIEHNLDVIKTADWILDLGPEGGDKGGEVLAEGTPEEVADCPGSHTGAYLRDKLPAPAKKPAARGRKAGKK